In the Mycosarcoma maydis chromosome 6, whole genome shotgun sequence genome, one interval contains:
- a CDS encoding UDP-glucose:sterol glucosyltransferase Ugt53A1 produces the protein MVHFRPLFGSRASVHDVHDSFGTTLEAVKTSESEHANPFEQHNKDANSPPHEQPVSPQSQQQQGGNDLAGLLNGAALVSRKDSQSKTQQRHNDDAAVALDSSAPPSEDAAGTDLNSPDNAAAWLKSRNQAETWDQHESARARSKLGRTLKKVDAKIRSTIGVNAPPTTQQIRSPYSIGKNDHLTSQDNFAVAELLDEASLETLQHLSTDEDDDDGDDEDEVEDEDEAEVQQNAQLRDQHVNDNDDGTTLREPQLRSDPDKIKGYVDELNQVKQGAKQRRSGSMDGARPGDTVRTRAPVEFSADEKIKAIIEEFGECASASEPNEPEKLIVDHNAVLMKTVLIRGNLFLTSRRVCFLAYIPDAASGNSNSSDYPHPGSVDIRAPSDPNVENPILQSGPAILHRLGKLRPKRRVWLELRKDSFNAYSASNKLYKPLLSARLANMHAVLPIDWSQPNVIRFVEGTTYSSVEFKTQEAALEWRKELEAAAFHARNTAEKVRISIPLERIVGIDAADFMRVAKVLHIDVLVGAVNDDEVLQIEQENRERTGRHQLDRTWSTSDAFFNCPKNPGFKCHVTQVTFGVTHNRSAFIDLLREALTPSRSIQHSTGYKNLLSISPAPLLDLQGEPDVEDVSTDSSYSSDDHKSSLADKFCDAFALPHRPDELHIVKAELVRTLHTHGTIAIGLDYLLFWRRAVGRELKIKVPLNDLRGVDTYRSMFWHHFGLVVHITAHSDMYFDFASKDNRDMTLHKLAGFIQAKRKQSKEGTASHDAPATEAKGDHKSPEAVQNMPGKKVAAEALLHDDESEVPVFEPDVLAYLPKVVNMDRNAMRDSIRISPMRIYCLTIGSRGDVQPYIALCKALKEHGHTPVIVSHPEYRSWVEGHGIEYRGVGGDPAALMKLSVEHRIFSPAFFKESIGKFRVWLDELLRECWEECQGADLLIESPSTMAGIHVAEGLSIPYFRAFTMPWTKTSAYPQAFSVPSIEMGPSYNSSSYTLFDQVMWVATCGQINRWRKHMVGIGPTDMSKLDADSVPFIYNFSPAVVPMPNDWGDRVKISGYWFLDNPESNWTPPKEMSDFLERARKDGKKIAYIGFGSITIEDAEEVTANIMKAVHQADVRAIVAKGWSGRGGSKTKKKKKQQQHKPQLEHKDSAASHPEGEDAATEEEHEPEIPIPDDVFVVESVPHDWLFPQIDIAMHHGGAGTTGASLRAGLVTLIKPFFGDQFFWANRVQKLGAGARVNGLSVSDISDALKSAASDRVMVEKAQGVGEKIRSENGVATAIEFLYKNIPLANRRTQRKLEREAMHESSTDTSHIRTNPLRRLSSHHRQNSSGGERKDSQHKQQRGATLPTVSTLCDASSSSPTSSREEQAFHRSATIFESPANEAGTPQSAGSSSPTKTSSFLATLSSLNPLPASMTASLKETITLNSSTSDTTADGEEAKWFGERSNTSTTLPGALNVGEESEEHKMNRLKGYKNAKAEDIRRRKLLLERLERERAEKQQNQPQRKEEDEN, from the coding sequence AGGCAGTCAAGACCAGCGAAAGCGAGCATGCAAACCCTTTCGAACAGCACAACAAGGATGCTAACTCACCTCCACACGAACAACCCGTGTCCCCAcagagccagcagcagcaaggcgGAAACGACCTCGCCGGTCTTCTCAATGGCGCTGCCCTTGTGTCCAGAAAAGATTCCCAGTCCAAGACCCAACAGAGACATAACGACGACGCCGCTGTCGCTCTAGATTCGAGTGCACCACCGTCAGAAGACGCTGCCGGTACCGACTTGAACTCGCCCGATAATGCTGCGGCATGGTTGAAATCGCGCAATCAAGCCGAGACCTGGGATCAGCATGAATCTGCTCGCGCAAGGTCCAAGCTGGGCAGGACGCTCAAGAAGGTCGACGCCAAGATCCGTTCCACCATCGGCGTCAATGCTCCTCCCACCACTCAGCAGATCAGGAGCCCTTACTCGATTGGCAAAAATGACCACCTCACAAGTCAAGACAATTTCGCTGTCGCCGAGCTCTTGGACGAGGCCAGTCTCGAGACATTGCAGCACCTCTCAACtgacgaagatgatgacgacggcgatgacgaggacgaggtcgaggacgaggacgaggccgaggtcCAGCAAAATGCCCAACTCCGTGACCAGCATGTCAACGATAATGATGACGGAACGACGCTTCGAGAGCCCCAGCTTCGATCTGACCCCGACAAGATCAAAGGATATGTAGACGAACTTAATCAAGTCAAGCAGGGTGCTAAGCAGCGTCGGTCCGGCAGCATGGACGGTGCTCGCCCCGGCGATACTGTCCGCACGCGTGCACCTGTCGAATTCTCCGCAGAcgaaaagatcaaggcCATCATCGAAGAGTTTGGCGAGTGCGCCTCAGCATCAGAGCCCAATGAGCCCGAAAAGCTCATTGTCGATCACAATGCCGTCCTCATGAAGACGGTGCTGATCAGAGGAAATCTCTTTCTCACCTCCCGTCGCGTCTGCTTTCTCGCTTACATACCAGACGCTGCCagcggcaacagcaacagtTCCGATTATCCCCACCCCGGGTCCGTTGACATCCGTGCACCTTCCGATCCGAATGTGGAAAACCCTATTCTCCAGTCGGGTCCCGCGATCCTCCACCGACTCGGAAAGTTGCGTCCTAAGCGCAGAGTGTGGCTGGAGCTGCGAAAGGATTCTTTCAACGCATACTCGGCTAGCAACAAGCTGTACAAGCCTCTGCTTTCGGCGCGTCTCGCCAACATGCATGCGGTTCTACCCATCGATTGGTCCCAGCCCAACGTCATCCGCTTCGTCGAGGGTACCACCTATAGCTCTGTCGAGTTCAAGACGCAGGAAGCCGCGCTCGAGTGGcgcaaggagctcgaggcagCCGCCTTCCATGCGCGCAACACTGCCGAAAAGGTGCGAATTAGTATACCACTCGAACGCATCGTTGGTATCGATGCGGCTGATTTTATGCGCGTCGCCAAGGTTCTTCACATTGATGTCCTAGTTGGCGCcgtcaacgacgacgaggtaCTTCAAATCGAACAAGAGAATCGCGAGCGTACCGGCCGCCATCAGCTTGATCGTACCTGGTCCACCAGCGACGCCTTCTTCAATTGCCCCAAGAATCCCGGCTTCAAGTGCCATGTCACCCAAGTCACCTTTGGTGTCACCCACAATCGCTCCGCCTTCATCGACCTTCTCCGTGAAGCTCTCACGCCGTCCAGGTCCATACAGCATTCCACAGGATACAAGAATTTGCTCAGCATTTCGCCGGCTCCCCTCCTCGATCTCCAAGGCGAGCCTGACGTGGAAGATGTCTCCACTGATAGCAGCTATTCTTCCGACGACCACAAGAGCTCGCTTGCAGACAAGTTCTGTGACGCCTTTGCTCTACCCCATCGCCCCGACGAGCTTCATATCGTCAAGGCTGAGCTCGTGCGAACGCTCCACACCCACGGCACCATCGCCATTGGCCTCGACTACTTGCTCTTCTGGCGCAGAGCTGTTGGCCGCGAGCTCAAAATCAAAGTGCCTCTCAACGATCTTCGAGGCGTCGATACGTATCGCTCCATGTTTTGGCATCACTTTGGCCTCGTTGTCCACATCACGGCGCATTCCGACATGTATTTCGACTTTGCCTCCAAGGACAATCGCGACATGACGCTCCACAAGCTCGCAGGCTtcatccaagccaagcgaaAGCAGAGCAAGGAGGGCACAGCCAGCCATGACGCTCCAGCCACCGAGGCCAAAGGTGACCACAAGTCCCCCGAAGCAGTCCAAAACATGCCGGGCAAGAAAGTTGCCGCCGAGGCGCTTTTGCACGATGACGAGTCCGAGGTGCCCGTGTTCGAGCCTGATGTGCTTGCTTACCTGCCCAAGGTGGTCAACATGGACCGCAACGCGATGCGCGACTCCATCCGCATCTCACCCATGCGTATCTACTGCCTGACTATAGGCTCGCGTGGTGACGTGCAACCCTATATTGCTCTTTgcaaggcgctcaaggagcACGGTCACACCCCTGTCATTGTTTCGCATCCTGAGTATCGCAGCTGGGTTGAAGGGCACGGTATCGAGTATCGTGGCGTAGGTGGCGATCCTGCCGCTCTGATGAAGCTCAGCGTTGAGCATCGCATCTTTTCGCCCGCTTTCTTCAAAGAGAGCATCGGCAAGTTCCGCGTttggctcgacgagctgctgcgtgaATGTTGGGAAGAGTGCCAGGGTGCCGATCTGCTCATCGAGAGTCCTTCCACCATGGCTGGTATTCATGTTGCCGAAGGCCTTAGTATCCCATACTTCCGTGCGTTCACCATGCCTTGGACAAAGACCTCAGCCTACCCACAGGCGTTTAGCGTTCCGTCCATCGAGATGGGTCCGTCTTACAACTCGTCGTCCTACACGCTGTTTGATCAGGTCATGTGGGTAGCTACTTGTGGTCAGATTAACCGGTGGCGCAAGCATATGGTTGGCATCGGTCCTACAGATATGTCCAAGTTGGATGCAGATTCGGTGCCATTCATCTACAACTTTTCACCCGCCGTAGTGCCTATGCCGAATGACTGGGGTGACCGTGTCAAGATCTCTGGCTACTGGTTCCTCGACAATCCGGAATCTAATTGGACGCCGCCCAAGGAAATGTCGGATTTCCTCGAACGCGCCCGAAAGGACGGCAAGAAGATTGCCTACATCGGATTCGGTTCGATCACCATCGAAGATGCCGAAGAGGTTACCGCGAACATCATGAAAGCAGTACACCAGGCGGACGTTCGAGCTATCGTGGCCAAAGGATGGAGTGGGCGCGGTGGATccaagacgaagaagaagaagaaacagcagcagcacaaacCTCAGTTGGAACACAAAGACTCGGCTGCTTCTCATCCTGAGGGCGAAGATGCGGCTACTGAAGAAGAGCACGAACCCGAGATTCCGATCCCAGACGACGTATTTGTCGTCGAGTCGGTGCCGCACGACTGGCTGTTCCCTCAAATCGACATTGCGATGCATCACGGAGGCGCGGGTACCACGGGTGCATCGTTGCGCGCTGGTCTAGTTACGTTGATCAAGCCGTTCTTTGGAGACCAATTCTTCTGGGCCAACAGAGTGCAGAAACTGGGTGCTGGTGCGCGCGTCAACGGCTTGAGCGTTAGCGACATTAGCGATGCACTCAAGAGCGCTGCTTCAGATCGCGTCATGGTGGAAAAAGCGCAAGGAGTAGGCGAAAAGATTCGCTCGGAAAATGGCGTGGCTACTGCCATCGAGTTTTTGTACAAGAACATTCCGCTTGCGAACAGGCGTACACAGCGCAAGCTGGAGCGTGAAGCGATGCACGAGTCTTCAACAGACACGAGTCACATTCGCACCAATCCGCTGAGGCGCCTCAGTTCGCACCATAGACAGAACAGTTCGGGGGGCGAGCGCAAGGATtcgcagcacaagcagcaaaGGGGGGCCACGCTTCCAACCGTCTCGACCTTGTGCGatgcttcttcgtcttcgccCACCTCATCGCGTGAGGAGCAGGCATTCCACCGGTCCGCTACGATCTTTGAGTCACCCGCTAACGAGGCTGGCACTCCGCAAAGCGCAGGCAGCTCGAGCCCGACGAAAACTAGCTCTTTCCTGGCTACGTTGAGCTCGCTCAACCCTTTACCCGCTTCAATGACAGCATCGCTTAAGGAGACAATTACGCTGAACTCAAGCACTTCGGACACAACGGCGGATGGTGAAGAGGCAAAATGGTTTGGCGAGAGGAGTAACACTAGCACTACGCTCCCAGGAGCGTTGAATGTAGGCGAGGAAAGCGAGGAGCACAAAATGAACCGTCTCAAAGGGTACAAGAATGCGAAAGCCGAAGACATTCGCAGGAGGAAACTGCTCTTGGAGCGCTtggagagggagagagcggagaagcagcagaaTCAGCCCCAGCGCAAGGAGGAAGATGAAAATTAG
- a CDS encoding uncharacterized protein (related to PEX5 - peroxisomal targeting signal receptor), with protein sequence MAFQSMLNGAECSTSNNGLAQMLKHTQQDRSIQQGDRTFTGQPQTGSTGMRQQHQAGLNSDADAFFRQQQAASMPRGAASSAFDLQAMRNELNSAVPSFQHPNAGAAWASQMPRNATPSNADMEAAFARRGAPARSMQPPAGSSAWAQQFGSSQHQQPAAMHQRPVGSGSGSGSGSDPSAAYASRPIMGSYGGMGMGMGMGGMGMSMGMMGGMGSMQQQRQYQPQQTQSSQSRFTELDDATWEEQFKKLDAEQSEAESKGKGKAKESEADLLPSEAEQAESIRRELDAIEQELTADGQEANSRFEDLWRSMNARNGIPPSSADAELAKWEEELMKSRADDDGEQFGYTHPSGGLGGGQHGLDEMAALDGTEDALLDGFGVVGPDGYPRLGQYRRSQQNPFETHPDPLSEGLRLLANGGNLSDAALLFEAATQRDTQGGTGGEVERGEVDRSRRERSEAWRRLGECQAMNEKEAQAIRALEEAIKIDENNLEAYMSLAISYTNEGYDTAAHQTLERYISRAYPNIKAAPLSAEISGSKDPIEGTEGNPWASLNRVTDLFLQAARQGNSAGQIDPEVQVGLGVLFYTQSAYEQAQDCFNSALSVRPNDFLLWNRLGATLANGGKPEEAIAAYHKALELRPTFTRAIYNLSVSCLNLGAHHEAAEHLLAALSLQQTHTLPDVPEGEQPAPTPLAEAGESHNLWSTLRRIFLVMDRLDLAQKAHVGSSLEQFRGEGFDF encoded by the coding sequence ATGGCGTTTCAATCCATGCTCAACGGAGCTGAATGCTCCACCTCCAACAATGGTCTCGCTCAGATGCTTAAGCATACACAACAGGATCGCTCTATTCAGCAGGGCGATCGTACTTTTACAGGTCAACCTCAAACGGGTTCTACTGGCATGCGccaacagcatcaagcCGGTCTCAACTCGGATGCAGATGCCTTCTTccgccagcagcaggccGCTTCCATGCCCCGTGGCGCAGCTTCGTCCGCTTTCGACCTTCAAGCTATGCGCAACGAGCTCAACAGTGCCGTACCCTCTTTCCAGCACCCCAACGCTGGTGCCGCTTGGGCGAGCCAAATGCCACGCAATGCCACTCCATCGAATGCAGACATGGAAGCCGCTTTCGCCAGACGAGGTGCACCGGCTAGATCAATGCAGCCACCAGCAGGATCGTCTGCGTGGGCTCAGCAGTTTGGCTCGTcccagcatcagcagccagcagctATGCATCAGAGGCCTGTTGGCTCCGGCTCCGGCTCCGGCTCCGGCTCCGACCCTTCAGCCGCCTATGCTTCGCGTCCTATCATGGGCTCATACGGCGGAATGGGCATGGGCATGGGCATGGGTGGCATGGGAATGAGTATGGGCATGATGGGAGGAATGGGCTCCatgcagcaacagcggcAGTATCAGCCGCAGCAAACACAGTCCTCCCAGTCTCGTTtcaccgagctcgacgatgcaaCGTGGGAGGAACAATTCAAGAAGCTTGATGCAGAGCAATCCGAGGCCGAATCTAAgggcaaaggcaaagcaaAGGAGTCCGAAGCCGATCTGCTCCCCTCggaagctgagcaagccgaATCCATCCGTCGCGAGCTGGATGCAATCGAGCAGGAACTCACCGCCGACGGTCAAGAAGCCAACTCGCGCTTCGAGGATCTTTGGCGATCCATGAATGCACGCAACGGCATCCCGCCTTCGTCTGCAGACGCTGAATTGGCCAAATGGGAGGAAGAGCTTATGAAGTCGAGagccgacgatgatggtgagcaATTCGGCTACACCCACCCCTCGGGTGGCCTCGGTGGCGGTCAGCATggtctcgacgagatggcggCGCTGGACGGCACTGAAGATGCCCTTTTAGATGGCTTTGGTGTCGTTGGCCCGGACGGATATCCTCGGCTTGGTCAGTACCGAAGGAGCCAGCAAAACCCCTTTGAGACACATCCGGATCCTCTTTCGGAAGGATTGCGTCTGCTCGCCAACGGTGGCAACTTGTCAGATGCGGCCTTGCTCTTTGAAGCTGCAACGCAGCGTGACACCCAAGGCGGCACGGGAGGCGAAGTCGAGCGCGGCGAAGTGGACAGATCGCGTCGCGAGCGATCTGAAGCTTGGCGTAGGCTGGGAGAGTGTCAGGCGATGAACGAGAAGGAGGCACAGGCAATTCGCGCGCTTGAGGAAGCCATCAAGATTGACGAGAACAACCTCGAGGCGTATATGTCGCTTGCTATTTCCTACACCAACGAAGGTTACGACACGGCAGCGCATCAGACGCTTGAACGCTACATCTCGCGCGCTTATCCCAACATCAAGGCAGCGCCTCTGTCCGCCGAGATTTCAGGCTCCAAGGATCCGATCGAGGGTACCGAGGGCAACCCGTGGGCCAGCCTGAACCGCGTCACTGACCTCTTCctgcaagctgctcgacaggGCAACAGTGCGGGTCAGATTGATCCTGAGGTGCAAGTAGGGCTGGGCGTGCTGTTCTACACCCAATCCGCCTACGAACAGGCGCAAGATTGCTTTAATTCGGCTCTCAGCGTACGACCGAACGACTTCCTGCTGTGGAATCGTCTTGGTGCGACGCTTGCTAATGGGGGTAAACCGGAAGAGGCGATCGCAGCGTACCACAAAGCATTGGAACTGCGGCCGACGTTTACACGCGCGATCTACAACCTCTCGGTCTCGTGTTTGAACCTGGGCGCTCATCACGAGGCAGCGGAAcatctgcttgctgcgctgAGCTTGCAGCAGACGCACACGCTACCGGACGTACCTGAGGGCGAGCAGCCGGCGCCGACGCCGTTGGCAGAAGCCGGCGAGAGTCACAATCTCTGGTCGACGTTGAGGAGGATCTTCTTGGTCATGGATCGCTTGGATCTTGCGCAGAAGGCGCATGTCGGTAGCAGTCTGGAGCAGTTCAGGGGTGAAGGATTCGACTTCTGA
- a CDS encoding uncharacterized protein (related to nucleotide diphosphatase), with product MSSVVEPTQGGSVRPDSEPRVATSSVSVSETRSSSRKNDSYEADPSTPLLQRASAEPQISQRSRRSSIVCRLVIQLLLIGALISIIHTVRPWPITSPPSHPRGATSLLPNSTLTNGTHAFRRTVILISLDGAKPTYLQPSLAPHLVSLGLSSQRSRLASYLQPIFPTLTFPNHWSLLTGLYASAHGIVANDFTDTSTHKQFYYTNPSQSWNASWWRGEPIWATAQRSGLNSAVLMWPGPPVTAAGVEPRYFQEYQGGPHWNLDARMNQILKWIDVQDVSERASLICAYVPDIDQAAHKFGPESKQALEAVRRVDGFIGKLQQQLVKERGLGEIVDILVVSDHGMTSTSNERLIFLDDLLGSELYAKLEARDGWPSAGLRFKGDTDEQRQALEQKALDHLSSLVHKHRRGWKLFTRQELPQRFHLADHGRVHDRLAPVWLIPDLGWSITSHDEMATFADRTYAPRGNHGYDNSEQDMHAIFVAQGPSFKALERKQAARRKCNMDGFANIEVHNLVSRILGVRHESRAPTNGTWSFWDVHLRDGL from the coding sequence ATGAGCTCTGTCGTCGAGCCAACCCAAGGAGGGTCGGTTCGGCCAGACAGCGAACCTCGAGTAGCAACATCAAGTGTTTCTGTCAGCGagacaagaagcagcagtcgAAAGAATGACTCTTACGAGGCTGATCCAAGCACCCCGTTACTTCAACGCGCAAGCGCTGAGCCGCAAATAAGTCAAAGAAGCAGACGTTCATCGATAGTATGTCGACTTGTGATCCAGCTGTTGCTCATAGGTGCCCTGATCAGCATTATTCACACCGTCCGACCGTGGCCCATCACTTCCCCGCCATCGCATCCGCGCGGAGCAacatcgctgctgcccaaCTCCACGCTCACTAACGGCACACACGCTTTTCGCCGAACCGTAATCCTGATCTCTCTCGACGGTGCCAAGCCCACTTACCTCCAGCCTTCCCTCGCCCCACACCTAGTCTCGCTCGGCCTGTCCAGTCAACGCTCTCGCCTAGCCTCCTACCTTCAACCCATCTTCCCCACCTTGACATTCCCCAACCACTGGTCCCTGCTCACTGGACTCTACGCCTCCGCCCACGGGATCGTAGCCAACGACTTCACCGACACCTCCACGCACAAGCAGTTCTATTACACCAACCCTTCTCAATCGTGGAATGCCTCATGGTGGAGAGGTGAACCCATCTGGGCTACCGCTCAGCGATCCGGTCTCAACAGCGCTGTTCTCATGTGGCCCGGTCCACCCGTCACCGCTGCAGGCGTAGAACCGAGGTACTTTCAAGAATACCAAGGCGGTCCACACTGGAACCTCGATGCAAGAATGAATCAAATACTAAAATGGATCGATGTGCAAGACGTCAGTGAACGGGCGAGCTTGATTTGCGCCTATGTGCCGGATATCGATCAAGCCGCGCACAAATTTGGACCAGAGAGCAAACAGGCGTTAGAGGCGGTTCGGAGGGTAGATGGGTTTATAGGCAAGCTACAGCAGCAATTGGTGAAGGAAAGAGGGTTGGGAGAGATTGTGGACATACTGGTGGTCAGCGACCATGGAATGACTTCAACGAGCAATGAGAGGTTGATATTCCTGGATGATCTGCTTGGAAGCGAGCTATACGCGAAATTAGAAGCGAGGGATGGGTGGCCGAGTGCAGGGTTACGCTTCAAAGGAGACACCGATGAGCAACGACAAGCGCTTGAACAAAAAGCTCTTGACCATCTCTCATCGCTTGTGCACAAGCACAGACGAGGTTGGAAGCTTTTTACGCGCCAAGAGCTTCCGCAACGCTTCCACCTTGCCGATCATGGACGGGTGCATGATCGTCTAGCCCCGGTCTGGCTCATCCCGGACCTCGGGTGGAGTATCACAAGCCATGACGAAATGGCCACGTTTGCAGACCGCACCTACGCCCCCCGAGGCAACCACGGTTACGACAATAGCGAACAAGATATGCACGCCATCTTCGTTGCCCAAGGCCCGTCGTTCAAAGCTCTCGAGCGAAAGCAAGCAGCGAGACGCAAGTGCAACATGGACGGCTTTGCGAACATAGAGGTGCACAATCTTGTTTCGCGCATCTTGGGCGTTAGgcacgagtcacgagcgcCGACGAACGGCACTTGGAGTTTCTGGGATGTGCACCTTCGAGACGGTTTATAA
- a CDS encoding uncharacterized protein (related to AIM2 - cytoplasmic protein involved in mitochondrial function or organization) has protein sequence MTSTEASDNSGAGFCVHCVSGFRIPGDPKGKMETIHGLNTYVATPTNAASDSAKKAIIFFYDAFGLKLANNKVIPDKIADATGLTVYVPDVFNGGGIEEAALSHAPSTAADMKAASILTKLRTGAAFITAAPFFLLNLPQTKVPTLKKWIEQLKLSHGYTRLGGTGFCYGGKLVIMLNATDHIDVSVANHPSMITRADIAAIKNPILFNCAEEDPIFSESYAKEVEKQWKEAGDKPVHRFEYYPNTVHGFAARPNLGDKQVKEAFEKAFNESVAFWKANL, from the exons ATGACCTCGACCGAAGCGAGCGACAACAGTGGCGCTGGATTCTGCGTTCACTGCGTCTCGGGATTCCGCATCCCTGGCGACCCCAAGGGCAAGATGGAAACCATCCACGGCCTCAACACATACGTCGCAACCCCTACCAATGCTGCCTCAGACTCTGCTAAAAAAGCAATCATCTTTTTCTACGATGCATTTGGTCTCAAACTGGCCAACAATAAAGTGATTCCGGATAAGATCGCCGATGCCACTGGTCTGACGGTATACGTTCCAGAT GTGTTCAACGGAGGAGGAATCGAAGAAGCAGCCTTGTCACACGCCCCTTCCACTGCAGCCGACATGAAAGCCGCTTCGATCCTGACCAAACTTCGCACCGGCGCAGCATTCATCACCGCCGCtcccttcttcttgctgaACTTGCCCCAAACCAAAGTGCCTACACTCAAGAAATGGATTGAACAACTCAAGCTGTCTCATGGATACACTCGTCTCGGCGGTACAGGCTTCTGCTATGGAGGCAAATTGGTCATTATGCTCAATGCTACGGACCATATCGACGTTAGCGTTGCAAACCACCCCAGTATGATCACAAGAGCCGATATTGCAGCGATCAAGAATCCTATTTTGTTCAACTGTGCAGAAGAGGATCCGATCTTCTCAGAAAGCTATGCAAAGGAGGTGGAGAAACAGTGGAAAGAAGCAGGTGATAAGCCCGTGCATAGATTCGAGTATTACCCCAACACAGTACATGGGTTTGCAGCCAGACCGAATCTGGGTGATAAGCAGGTGAAGGAGGCTTTCGAAAAGGCGTTCAACGAGAGTGTGGCTTTTTGGAAGGCGAATCTGTAA
- a CDS encoding uncharacterized protein (related to VMA21 - ATPase assembly integral membrane protein) encodes MSSLDVTPSRVAPRGRDPARGVYYKLAFFSVALFAAPISAYYFAKDRYLSGNATYAGGLAALVANLVLAAYVVAAFLEDDSDIVPAQVRTENSSLEAKKGQ; translated from the exons ATGTCAAGCCTGGATGTGACACCGTCTCGCGTAGCTCCCAGGGGCAGAGATCCAGCTCGCGGCGTCTACTACAAGCTTGCCTTCTTCAGTGTCGCTCTCTTTGCAGCTCCCATCTCGGCCTACTACTTTGCCAAGGACAGGTATCTTTCTG GGAATGCTACATATGCAGGCGGCCTGGCGGCGTTAGTGGCGAATTTGGTGCTGGCTGCGTACGTTGTGGCGGCTTTCTTGGAGGACGACTCTGACATCGTACCTGCTCAAGTCAGGACCGAGAACAGCAGTCTTGAGGCGAAGAAAGGTCAATGA